CGCTGGGGTTGCTGATCCTCTGGGCCGAGGCGGACACCGGCCGGGCCGGCCCGGACGCCACCGCCGGGCTGCTGCTGGTCACGGTGATCACCCTGACCGGATATGTCTCCGGCACCACCACGCTGGCCGCTCGCCGCCGGCAGTCCGTCCTTCGCCGGCTGCGGACCAGCGGCGCGTCGGACGCGGCGATCCTGGCCGGCACCCTGGCGCCGTCGGCGGCGCTCACCGTGGCACAGACAGCGCTCCTGCTCGGCATCACCGCGTCCGGGGAGGGCTTGGGGCCGGTCACGCCGGGCCCGCTGCTGCTCGCCGTCGTGGGCGGCACCGTCCTCGGGTGCGCTCTGGCAGCACTGACCGCCGCGTTCACCTCCGCCCCCGAGCTGGCTCAGCTGACCACCTCACCGATCGCCCTGGCCTGGCTGGGCAGCGCCTTGTGGGCCGCCCGGACCCCGCCGGACCAGGTACCCACTCTGATGCTGGCGCTCCCGGGCGCGGCGGTGACCCAGCTGTCCCGGATCGCTTGGCAGATCCCGGGCGCCGCCGGCCTGCTACCGGCCATCGCCTTGCTGACCTTGCCCGCACTGGCCGCGGTGCCCATAGCCACCCGGCTGTTCCGCTGGGACCCACGCCAGTAGGCCCAGCCCCTCATTGGCCGCCGTGGCATCTTGTTGCAGCGCCGCTGGTTCGCTCGGCAATGCCAGACGGACCGGAAACGCGCGACGCTGTCAGCGGGAAGGCCGTCGGGCGATCTCCATCAGACGAACCCGCGCACTGCGCTGGCTTGAGGTCAGCGGAAGTCCTCCCAGCAGAGGTAGGTGATGCGAACGAACCGACCACCCTTCGGCACTTCGCCGACTCCAGGTCACCAGAAGTCTTCGGGGCGGAGGCGGGTGGTGCGGCGGCGGTATTCGGCGGCCATGCCTGGCCAGTTGGTGACTACGCGGCCGGTGGCGGTGCGATACCAGCTTTGACAAGACGTCCAGACACTTTTCGCGAGGCGGGTCTGCAATTCCTCGTCGTAGGCGGCAGCGACCTCGGGGCGTACCTCGAAAGGGGTTTGATGATGGTTGAGATGGCGGACAGCCTGGGCGATCCAGCGGGCCTGGGCCTCGTGGAAGTAGACCACCGAGGTGTTGCCGGTGTTCGTGTTCGGGCCGTAGACCAGGAACATGTTCGGAAATCCGGGGACGGCCATGCCCAGATAGGCGTGCGCACCGTCCTTCCACACCTCGTCCAGCCGGACCCCGTCCCGGCCGGTCACCTTGATCGGGACCAGGAACTCGGTCGCCGCGAAACCGGTGCCGTACACCAGCACGTCGGCCGCATGCTCCACCCCGTCCGCGGTCCGCACGCCACCAGCCGTCACCCCGATGATCTTCTCGGTGATCAGGTCGACGTCCGGGCGGGCGAGGGTGGGCAGCCAGTCGTTGGTGAACAGCACCCGCTTGCAGCCCATCGGCTCGTCCGGGGTGACCTTGCGACGCAGCGCAGGGTCGCGCACCTGCCAGCGGCGCTGGCCGGCGGAGAGGGTGTGCAGCAGCGCACCCGCGATCTTGTGTCCGGTCAGGGCACGACCGGTCACCACGGTCATCAGCCAGGTGCCCGCACGCGCCGGTCCCATCAGCGCCGGGAACGACTTGTACAGATTTCTCCGGACGAAGCCGTAGCGGCGGTTCGGCTTCGGCAGCGTCCACGGCGCGGTTCGCTGAAACACCGTGACCCGCGAAGCCACCCCCGCGATAGCCGGCACCAACTGAATCGCGCTGGCCCCGGTCCCGATCACCGCCACCCGCTTACCCGACAGCGACACCGAGGGATCCCAGCGAGCCGTGTGCATGGCCGGCCCCGCGAATTCCCCGCTGAGCTGCGGCATCGCCGGCCGCGACAGCTGCCCGACAGCCGGGATCACCACGTCCGCCACAAGCACCTCGCCGGCAGCGGTCGTCACCCGCCACACCCCGTCGGCCCACTCCGCGGCCGTCACCTCGGTCCCGAGCCGGACCTTCCCCGCGAGACCGAATTCGGCCACGCACCGTTCGAGATAGGCCAGGATCTCCGACTGCGGCGGAAAGCGACGACTCCACGCGGGATTCTGCGCGTACGAATAGGAGTAGAGCGGAGCAGGAATGTCGCAAGCGCACCCGGGATACCGATTGTCCCGCCACACCCCACCGACTCGATCCGCCTTCTCGACCAGGGTGATGTCATCGAACCCGGCCTTGAGCAGCGCGTCAGCAGCCGCCACCCCGCCGAACCCGGCGCCGATGATCAGGATGCGGGTCATCCCGAGATCCTCAGGCGCAGCGCCGCCGGAGCATCAGCGGGAACAACCGCCTTGACCGGCTCAACCGGATTCACCGAGACATATCCCGTTAGCGGCCGCGGATCCGACTCGCCGACGTTGGGCCACATCGCCACCGCTCGCTCCGCCAG
Above is a genomic segment from Actinoplanes ianthinogenes containing:
- a CDS encoding ABC transporter permease gives rise to the protein MGAVLPTALGLLILWAEADTGRAGPDATAGLLLVTVITLTGYVSGTTTLAARRRQSVLRRLRTSGASDAAILAGTLAPSAALTVAQTALLLGITASGEGLGPVTPGPLLLAVVGGTVLGCALAALTAAFTSAPELAQLTTSPIALAWLGSALWAARTPPDQVPTLMLALPGAAVTQLSRIAWQIPGAAGLLPAIALLTLPALAAVPIATRLFRWDPRQ
- a CDS encoding flavin-containing monooxygenase, which produces MTRILIIGAGFGGVAAADALLKAGFDDITLVEKADRVGGVWRDNRYPGCACDIPAPLYSYSYAQNPAWSRRFPPQSEILAYLERCVAEFGLAGKVRLGTEVTAAEWADGVWRVTTAAGEVLVADVVIPAVGQLSRPAMPQLSGEFAGPAMHTARWDPSVSLSGKRVAVIGTGASAIQLVPAIAGVASRVTVFQRTAPWTLPKPNRRYGFVRRNLYKSFPALMGPARAGTWLMTVVTGRALTGHKIAGALLHTLSAGQRRWQVRDPALRRKVTPDEPMGCKRVLFTNDWLPTLARPDVDLITEKIIGVTAGGVRTADGVEHAADVLVYGTGFAATEFLVPIKVTGRDGVRLDEVWKDGAHAYLGMAVPGFPNMFLVYGPNTNTGNTSVVYFHEAQARWIAQAVRHLNHHQTPFEVRPEVAAAYDEELQTRLAKSVWTSCQSWYRTATGRVVTNWPGMAAEYRRRTTRLRPEDFW